A stretch of Corvus hawaiiensis isolate bCorHaw1 chromosome 8, bCorHaw1.pri.cur, whole genome shotgun sequence DNA encodes these proteins:
- the LOC125329302 gene encoding lysosomal acid lipase/cholesteryl ester hydrolase-like translates to MTEAPALPPPARSDAPVGSAWHKMWLFIAILLFVQAPTSSESAAEQKKALNPETLMNVSQIVCHRGYPSEEYEVLTRDGYYIRLNRIPHGREKPNSRGAKPVVFLQHGIFGEGSHWVENLANNSLGFILADSGYDVWLGNSRGTSWSRRHQHLSADQVEFWDFSFHEMAMYDLPAAIDFVLQKTGQKQLHYVGYSQGCTIAFIAFSSMPELAQKVKMFFALAPVVTAKHARSPLMKLLFLLDKNLKMIPLLLGRTDASLHMRKLWRFLPELCRHTLLHRPCANLLFLLGGHDEKNLNMTRLDVYTSHYPDSTSVKNVIHWAQVVKSGEFKAFDYGSENPAVYQQDTPPLYRVEEMPVPTAVWSGGEDWAADWRDVRLLLPRIAHLITYTHIPDWNHWDFVWGLDAPGRLYSSILRLMEGSW, encoded by the exons ATGACAGAggcaccagcactgccaccaccaGCCCGCTCAGACGCACCAGTGGGCTCGGCCTG GCACAAGATGTGGCTGTTCATTGCAATCCTGCTTTTCGTACAAGCACCCACGAGCTCCGAAAGTGCCGCCGAGCAGAAAAAGGCTCTAAACCCCGAGACTCTCATGAACGTT agCCAAATCGTCTGCCACAGAGGGTACCCCAGCGAGGAGTATGAAGTTCTGACTCGTGATGGCTACTACATCCGCCTGAACAGAATTCCTCACGGAAGAGAAAAGCCTAACAGCAGAG GGGCCAAGCCAGTCGTGTTTCTCCAGCACGGGATATTTGGAGAAGGCAGCCACTGGGTGGAAAATCTGGCTAACAACAGCCTTGGCTTCATACTAGCAGACTCTGGCTATGACGTGTGGCTGGGAAACAGCCGGGGCACGAGCTGGTCCCGCAGACACCAGCACCTTTCAGCTGACCAGGTGGAATTCTGGGATTTCAG CTTCCATGAGATGGCGATGTACGACCTGCCGGCCGCCATCGACTTCGTGCTGCAGAAAACGGGGCAGAAGCAGCTCCACTACGTTGGCTACTCCCAGGGCTGCACGATCG ccTTTATTGCGTTTTCATCCATGCCCGAACTGGCTCAGAAAGTCAAAATGTTTTTTGCCCTGGCTCCAGTAGTGACAGCCAAGCACGCCAGAAGTCCCCTCATGAAGCTGCTCTTCCTCCTGGACAAAAATCTCAAGATGATTCCG CTGCTGCTCGGCAGAACGGACGCGTCCCTGCACATGCGGAAGCTGTGGCGGTTCCtcccggagctgtgcaggcacaCGCTGCTGCACAGGCCCTGTGCCaacctcctcttcctgctgggCGGCCACGACGAGAAGAACCTCAACATG ACACGGCTGGACGTGTACACATCCCACTATCCCGACAGCACCTCTGTCAAAAACGTCATCCACTGGGCCCAG GTGGTGAAATCAGGAGAGTTCAAAGCCTTCGACTACGGCAGCGAGAACCCAGCCGTGTACCAGCAG GACACCCCGCCCCTGTACCGCGTGGAGGAGATGCCGGTGCCCACGGCGGTGTGGTCGGGAGGGGAGGACTGGGCAGCCGACTGGAGAGATGTGCGCCTGCTGCTGCCCCGCATCGCCCACCTCATCACCTACACCCACATCCCCGACTGG